In one window of Myotis daubentonii chromosome 13, mMyoDau2.1, whole genome shotgun sequence DNA:
- the LOC132214273 gene encoding S-phase kinase-associated protein 1-like — MPSIKLQSSDGEIFEVDVEIAKQSVTIKTMLEDLGMDDEGDDDPVPLPNVNAAISKKVIQCCTHHKDDLPPPEDDENKEKRTYDIPVWDPEFLKVDQGTLSELILTVANMIKGKTPEEIRKTFHIKNDFPEEEEAQVRREPVVRRKVKSCA; from the coding sequence ATGCCTTCAATTAAATTGCAGAGTTCTGATGGAGAGATATTTGAAGTTGATGTTGAAATTGCCAAACAATCTGTGACTATCAAGACCATGTTAGAAGATCTGGGAATGGATGATGAAGGCGACGATGACCCAGTTCCACTACCAAATGTTAATGCAGCAATATCAAAAAAGGTCATTCAGTGCTGCACCCACCACAAGGATGACCTTCCTCCTCCTGAGGATGATGAGAACAAAGAGAAGCGAACATATGATATTCCTGTTTGGGACCCAGAATTCCTCAAAGTTGACCAAGGAACACTATCTGAACTAATTCTGACTGTTGCCAATATGATCAAGGGGAAAACCCCTGAAGAGATTCGCAAGACCTTCCATATAAAAAATGACTTTCCTGAAGAAGAGGAAGCCCAGGTACGCAGAGAACCCGTGGTGCGAAGAAAAGTGAAAAGTTGTGCCTGA